The genomic window GGTAGTAGTGATGATAGAAACCATGTCATCAATGATGATGATTGGTGATATGGTTGACAAAAAGGCTGATGCTACCACTTTACGTAATGGTCTCAATGCTTGCGGTATTGCAACTATGATAGGAGGACTATTTAATCTTTTTCCTTACGCTGCGTTTGCACAAAATGTTGGGTTGATTGGCCTTACTGGTGTACGTAGCCGCTTCGTGGTCTCTGTATCGGGTGTGCTCCTTATTTTAATGGGGATGTTTGCCAAAATGGCGGCACTAGTGGTGGCAATTCCTAAACCGATATTAGGAGGCGCCGGCGTCATTATGTTTGGTATGGTCGCCGTATCGGGAATTCGGACACTCAGTAGTATTAGCTATCGACATAATAATAACGAAATGGTGGTAGCATTAACATTAGGTTTAGGCCTAATGCCTATCATGGTACCACATCTATTTGAAGGCTTTCCTCGCATGATGCAAATGTTCCTCCATAGCGGCATCACCATAGGTACAGTAATTGCTATTCTGGCCAATTTAACGCTTAATAAAGCATCGTCCGCGCCCATGCAAGAAGCAGATTCCTCGTCAGCCAATATATCACCATTTGCACCAATAAGAGCAATAAGGCGATGGTTATTATTGAGAAAAGCCGAGAAGAATCAGGAAAATTAGGCAAAATAAAATGGACAATTAACCAATATATCTACATGTTAACGAATTAATCGTTAACATGTAAGCAATATCACCCGATTTGAACCACTATTGGGTGCGCCGTTTTTACTATCCTTTGTTATAAATGGAATACTTAAATATAGGCTAAGTTGGATGAACAACACAATAGCATTATCTGTCAATATCGTAACAACCAATATTAACCCTCTGTTTTCTTATAACTTTAGTTTGTTGATAAAAATAGACGCCTGCTTGTTCATTTTCATAGAGAAAGATAAAGTAGGATGGTGGTTAGCTTGATCCCTCATGCGTCATTACACTGAGATCTAGCTTCACAAGGCGATAACGAACACTATATGCCCGTGGTATATTGCTTGCCATTGTTATGAATATAATAGTTGTATTTACCATCCACACAAAAACCCATTTTGTAAAGTATACCAGCCATCGTGTTATTGGTAGAATAGGTTGTGTGACTTGTATTTGCAGTGGTTGCTTAGTCAATTTTTTCATTAAGCTGCATGCTGTTATACTGACTGAAAATGCATTTATCAGTAAGTAAGCTATATTATACCAAAGTATATTTCTTAATATTAATGAGTTTCGTTATTTTTTTTAATTTAAAACGTTTATATTAATTAACATTATCTTTAAAATAGCTGATAAAATTATGCTTAACTTAATTAATATACTTTTTATTTAAACAGTTTTTCTAAGATAAAATATCTGCTGATGGTCATTTTTAACTACTTTTAAATATTATTTTTTGCTTATTTAGTAGAATAATAAATATGATTGATTTTAATTATTTTAATTTTAATCAAACTTTTTATAATATTTATATAAAAGGTAAATAAATATCTACTCTAGCTAGTCTCTAATATTTATATAAATTTAAAAATTTTCTTTTAAATCTTTGCTTATATTTTCAATTGAATAATTTTATTGTTAAATAAATTAATGTATTCTATCTTTTTTAGTGATAATCAATATAAGGTCTAATGGATTAACATAATGAATAACATAACAATCAATCATTTATTATACTATTTTGAAATTTTTATGGAATAAAAACTATTTGTCATTAACCATATCCAAGTTAGTTTCATTACAACTTATTGATAAAAAATGTACTGATGATAAAGCCAATTTTCTTCTAAAATCGTTTCCATTTTGTTAAAAAAATATTAAAAATAAATTATTTTGCCTAATAGAGAAGAAAGAAAAAGAAGATCCTCAATTACACTTAATGATAAACTAGCTTGAGTTGCTAAAACTGTTTTATGAATGGAGTTTATGATAAAACTTTTACGTTGAATAATTAAGGGAAAATATCTTAATCTGGCTTTAATGATAATTATTAAAATCACAGCTTAAAATAGCATCAACGCTTTGTTTATTTTTAAAGCAAAAGTAATACCGTTGGCAATTAAATTTTAGAAATTCAAATAAAAGAAGGATAAATAACATGGAAAAGTCGATTGAAAAAATCATTTATGCATCAAGATGGCTACTATTTCCTGTTTATATAGGACTATCATTTGGATTTATTTTACTCACTTTAAAATTTTTTCAGCAGATAATACATATCATCCCTGAACTTTTTACTATCACTGAATCAGGATTAATATTAACGGTTTTATCACTTGTTGATATTGCACTGGTTGGTGGCCTTTTAGTTATGGTGATGTTTTCAGGTTATGAAAACTTTATTTTAAAAATGACCGTTGATGATAAACATCAAAAATTGAGCTGGATGGGAAAAATGGACGTTAATTCCATTAAAAATAAAGTTGCCTCATCAATTGTTGCAATTTCTTCAGTTCATCTTTTACGACTGTTTATGGAAGCTGAAAAAGTACCGGATAATAAAATAATGTGGAGTGTTATTATCCACTTAGCTTTTGTTTTATCTGCCTTTGGTATGGCTTATATTGATAGAATGAGTAAAAGTACCAAAAGCTAATCGGCTAATTAAAATCCTTTTATTCAGTCCAGAATAACGATATGAAATAATTATTT from Arsenophonus sp. aPb includes these protein-coding regions:
- a CDS encoding TIGR00645 family protein; the protein is MEKSIEKIIYASRWLLFPVYIGLSFGFILLTLKFFQQIIHIIPELFTITESGLILTVLSLVDIALVGGLLVMVMFSGYENFILKMTVDDKHQKLSWMGKMDVNSIKNKVASSIVAISSVHLLRLFMEAEKVPDNKIMWSVIIHLAFVLSAFGMAYIDRMSKSTKS